AGTGGTTGCAGGAGACCCGGCGTCTTGATGTGTTCATGCTTGGCGTGCTGGTAGATGGCGCACTGGTGCACGAATTCCTCGACCGCCTGTTTAAGGCCACGCCAGGCGAAATCTTTCTTGAGGCGCTGGTAAGTGGCGGTCACGCCGGAGTGGCCCCCCACTGCGCTTGCGCGGAAGGCATGGATTAGCTTGGTTTGGAGGGCGGAGTTGGCCCCAATCCAAAGCCTGTCATGGAGGCGAATGACGCCTTGCCGGAGCTCGTAGCCTTGATCGTCAGGGTTGGAGATGGCCAGGCGTTGGAGAAGATCTTGGGCATCGGCATCTGTCTCGTAAGAGTTGGCCACCTCTTGTAGCCACTGAGGTTGGCATGTGGATAGGGCATTGATGGCGAAGTGGTGGCCGACACGCGAGAGGGCATCGGCAGCGCCGTTCTCGACGCCGTGCCTGTACTTGAAGGAGAACTGGAGGCCAACTAGCTTGGACATAGCCTTGCGCTGGAGCTCCGTATCCAGCTGCTGCTCGCCCAGAGTACACAAGCTCTTGTGGTCGGTGACGATGACAAACGGAGCACGCTGGAGGTAGGAGCGCCACTTGTTGACGGCCATGATCACGGCGAGGAACTCCTTCTCGTAGATGGAGAGACGCTGGTTCCTTACCCCCAAGGCCTTGCTAAGATAAGCCACGGGGTGGCCATCCTGTACCAGCACTGCTTCGACACCGGTATCGCACGCATCTGTCTCGATGGAGAAGGGGCGTGTGAAATCCGGCAATGCGAGGACTGGGGTGTTGACCATTGCGTCCTTCAGAGCATCGAATGCCATTTGAGCCGGCTCGGTCCAGGCAAATCCTTTCTTGGTGAGGAGCTgggtcagtggcttggcgatgatCCCGTAATGGGGCACGAACTTGCGATAATACCCTGTAAGTCCGAGGAAGCCGTGCAATTCTATTGCATTTGTTGGTGTAGGCCAATCACGCATTGCGCTTGTCTTGCTTGGATCCGTGGCCACTCCTTGTTTGGAAATCACATGGCCCAGGTACTCGATTCGGGGCTGGGCGAACGAGCACTTTGACAGCTTTGCATATAGTCGGTGTTGCCAGAGAATGCCGAGGACTGTCCGAAGATGCTCCACATGCTCTTGTAGAGAGCAAGTAAAGACCAGGATGTCATCAAGAAATGAAATGACAAACTTACGGTTTGGCCCGGAGAGTACTGAGTTCATCATGCATTGAAACATTGGTGGCCCGTTGGTGACGCCGAACGGCATGACTCAAAACTGAAAGTGCCCATGATGTGTTTTAAAGGCTGTTTTCTCTTCATCGCCTTCCCTCATGCGTATTTGGTGGTATCCAGCTCTCAGGTCAATCTTGGAAAAGAATGCCGCCCCCGCGAGTTCATCCAATATTTCATCGATGACCGGCAATGGAAACTTGTTTTTAATTGTGACTGTGTTGAGGCGGCGGTAATCGACGCAAAACCGccatgtcccatctttcttcttcaccaAGAGCATGGGAGCCGCGAATGGACTCATACTGTGAGTGATCAGCCCAGTGCGCAACATTTCAGCTACTTGTCGTTCGATCTCATCTTTTTGCAAGGGAGAGTAACGGTAAGGTCGACAGTTAACGGGAGCGGCTCCTGGTTCGAGGTTGATGGCATGATCATACTGTCTGTGAGGAGGAAGTGTTGTTGGTTCCTCGAATACGTCACTGAAATCTGTAAGGATTTGCTTGATAacatgaggaagatgagcttctggATTGTGTGAGGGCAAGGTCTGTAACTCCACAAGAGCAGCTCCCCAAATCTCATTTGCTTCCTGCATCTGCCACAACTGTGATGCATCCAAGGCTGTGATGGCTGGTGTCTCATCCGATCGGACGCCGGTGAGATGAACGGCTGCACCTTCGCTGACAAACTGCATTGTTTTCAGTTTCCAATCGCACTGCATCGGACTATGCTGGGCAAGCCAATCCACTCCCAAAACTGCGTCGTAGACCCCGAGTTGCAGGACTCTCATGTCTGTAGCGAACTTGTGACCTTGAACTGTCCAGTTCAGCTTCGGAACAAGTTTAGTGCATTGTAAGTTTTGCCCATTGGCTACTCTGACAGCAATTGTGGGTATCACCGTTGTCGTTGCAGCAATGCGTTGAGCAAAGGAGACATTACCAAAACTGTGTGTACTGCCAGAATCGACCAACAACAGCATAGTTTGGTTCCCAACCGTGGCACGCAGGCAGATAGTTTCTGCAGCATCGGTGCCATCGACTGCATTTGCTGACAGTAAACAACACGACAGATTTGCTGCCGCCGGCTCGTCCAACAGCTCAAGAGCACGCACAACCTCATTAGATAGGACTTCACCGTGCTCTCCAACCTCGATGATCAACAATTGGGCGGAGCACTTGCACTGGTGCTCTCTGGAAAATTTCTCTCCATAGCGAAAACAGAGGCCATGTTGTCTTCTGTAATCCCGTAACTGTCGCTCTCTGCCGAAGTCGTCTTCAGCTGGTTTGGCGGCTGCGATCAGTTTTGGTGGGTTCCCCGCTGGCAACACGGTTGTTGCTGGCGCTGGGCGTCCCTGTGTTGGTGCAGTGTAAGGCAGTGGAGGCGGTCGACCTGCCGGCAATGGTCGAGACTTGGGGTGTAGATTCGCGAGCTCTTCTTCTTGGATTTTTGCAAAAACTGTTGCCCGGGTGATGCTGTTTGGTGCTTGAAGGCGTACAGCCACGCGAAGCTCATCCTTGAGCCCCAGAAGAAATTGTGTAACAAAGAATTTGGGACTCAAGGTTGCATCCAGGGCTAGTAAGTTGTACATGAGAACCTCAAACTGTTGTCTGTACTCTGTCACTCCCCCAGTCTGTCGCAATTGCAAGAGATTGTGCATCAGGGACTCAAATTCGTCCGGTCCAAACTCCTCCTCAATTGCTTGCCGGAACATATCCCAACGGAGAATCGGATTCTGCTGTCGAAATGCCCGCAACCAGAGGGCGGTGTGCCCCTCCACATAGAGCGCTGCGGTGGTCACCCAATTGTGTTCCGGCACATGGTAGAGCTCAAAATACGCCAGGCATCGATCCAGCCAGACGCGCGGGTATTCCCCTTCGAAGCGAGGGAAATTGTGCTTCGGTGGCTTGGAGAAATAATCCTCGCGTGACTGTTGGTGATAAGCATGCTCTGGTGGTGGCGGCTGCTCAGGTACTGGAAGCAGCGGCGGACCGTCGTTGGCCAGGCGTGCGCGCGGCTGACCGCCGGCTAGCGCCTGCGGATGTGGCAACACGTTCGGAGGCGGAGCCACGCGCGGCTCGATTGGCGGTGGCGGTGCCTGATGCTGCGGTCGCTCCTTGGGCGGCAGCGTCTGAAGCACGGCCGCAGCCGGATCGTCGACGCCAGATCTGGCGGAGAGGGCCGACGAGTGCGAAGAGGACGCCCCCTTACGAACGTCGTCGACCTCGGCTTGGGTGAGCCCGATCTGTTTCGAGAGACTCTTGAGCTCGTGGGAGACCTGGCTATTGAAGGCGGCCTGCACCTCGGCGCGCTTCCCCGCCTCCACCTTCTCCTCGTCGAAGCGCTCGAGCAGCTTCTCCATGAGGGCCGCGAGGTTGGAGGTCTGATTCTCCATCACGGCCATGAGTTGCCGCGTCTGCGCAGAAGGCTTGGACGGCGTCGTGACTCCCACTCCGAGTAAATCGAACCCCGCACAGGATTTTGCGCGAATTCACCGAAGCGAATCCGCACCTGATGCAGTGGATGTTACCAATCTACCAAGAGGATGTGGGGCGACGGTGCGGATCAGCAGCGGAGGGAAAAAAATTGTGGCCTCTGATACCAATTGTGACGACCGATGAACCCTAGAAAGGGGATCGATCGCACGGGAAGAATAGAGGTAGGTGAGGAGAGCAGGGAGGGAGGGAGACGAAGGGGAACGAGAGAGAGACTTCCAGTGTTATCTCATTTCATACCCGATCCAGAATTGCAGACTGGTTTATGTAGCACACCACACACTGGCCACATGCGGCCCAATAGCCCACCCAGGCCTCGGCCCAGCACTTGCACTTAGGCTGCTCTCCTCACCTTTCATGTGTCCACCGATACACTTGAAGAGAGGCCAGAATCGTCACCCAAGTGGGAGGAGGAAGAGAACTATTTGGCCTTCACCAACTTCACTTTCCCCCGCCAATTCTCTGCCCCTTGCTGATACCGTGATACGTGACGCTCGCTCTCCCCAGCCGTCGCTACAACCTTTATTTACAGCCTCACCTCGAGGCATCTCTCCACCATTGCTTTTTCTGCCATTTTAACCCCGCCCGCCTCCTCTTCACTCGTATCGTTATTCCCTCCTGTCCGTCCCGTTCTGGCTGTACGCGTCCTCCCTGCCTGTCTGTACTGCGCCGCCGCCGGCCGGTCTGGCCCTCAGCTCGCATCTCGGGGACATGTCGAAGGTTCGTGCCAGGATTCTGGGCTGAATCCCCTTGGATCTTGCTTTAGAATCCAACACCTATTGCTTTTATCTGCACTGCCTTCCGATCTTTGCTCGACATCTGTACTCCCCTGCTTCAGCTCTGCTCAGCAGAACGCCATCTTGATGATCACGCTAGCTGTTTGGTTTTGCTGCAGAAAATTGTGGTGAAGCTGGAGGTGAACAGCGGTAAGGATAAGCAGAAGGCCATGAAGGCCGTCTCGGCGCTCGTCGGTACGAGCAGCAATATTTTGTTTTCTCGCATGGCATAAGAGCTAGCTGAAGCAAGCAAGGAACCGACGTTGTGATCTGTCTCGTGTGTGCAGGCATAGACGCGCTGTCCGTGGACATGGCCACCCGCAAGATGACGGTGGTCGGCATGGTGGACCCGGTGGACGTGGTGAGCAAGCTGCGCAAGGGGTGGTCGGCGTCCATCGACTCGGTCGGCCCGGCCAAGGAGCCCGAGAAGGAGGGCGAGAAGAAGGACGGCGCCGACGCCAAGAAGGAAGGGGAGGGGGAGAAGAAGGACGGCGACGGCAAGGACGGGGCCAAGAAGGGCGACGGCGAGGCGAAGCCGCCGCAGCCGACGGAGGAGCAGCTCATGGCCGAGTTCATGAACCAGTACAGGTCGGCTTATTCGGCCTACCACAACCCCTACATGAACAGCCACTACGTGGTGCAGAGCATGGAGGAGAACCCCAACTCCTGCACCATCTGCTAAGAACGCGACCGCTGCGTGATGTGATTGTGCCAGAGTACGTGTGGTACAAAGacgctgcttgctctcttctcgcgtgTATGCCGTTTCTGTGCAGAATGCAGTTATGGGCAGGGAGGCCATTCACGTGGAAAACTTTGCTGTATGGGACAATTATAACTGTAATGACCTGTGACGGCAATTTTCTTTAAATATGTACTCccaccgtaaagaaatataagagcgtttagaatacatattatgaaaaTATGCGCCACCCATGTTTGAAGATCCACTGATTTGCGGTTTGCGGCTTCAAACTACAAAATGGATTAGTCTCACATTCTCTTTGCGAGGGATTAGTATCATGTTAACGATTATACTCCAACGGTGCATAAGTTGGACTCTCTCCATTCTAAACTATTTGAAGTTTatttgcaaaaataaataaattatttgaAGTTTAGTCTTTCCTTAAGTCAAATTTCTTTAAGTtcttttcttcgtcttttcaaaaAGGAGGAATACCCCAGCCTCTTCATCAAGCAAAAAAAGAAGACTTCTTTAAGTTCATTCAAATTTAAAGGGAATTATATTAACATCTACGCACACTATCAAATTAGTTTCATTAGATTTGCCAtaagatgttttttttcatattatatactccctccgtcccaaaacaaGTCACTGATTTAGAACTAAATcagtgacacttattttggaacggacagAGTATATTTGATGTTGTAAATATTAGCTTCTATACATTTGGTCAAAACTAAAGAAGTTTGTCTTGGGAAAATTTTGGGACTTCGAGTAATTTGGAATGGTGGGACCAGTGGCGTAGTTTTGATGCCTCTTTTTTCTAATGCAAATCTGGCTAAGCCAGTCATGTAGATTTTACAGTTTGATATTCAAATCTTAATATAGCACATAATGCCAACCAAGAAAGAGTTCTAGCTGACCTCTCCATCTATGACATAAGAGCAAGAATGTATGTTGGTAATCAAGACAAAGAAACAAAACGAAGATATGTTAAGAAGAAGCGACTAGGAACAAACTACCAAGCCGACACTGTTGACACATCTCAGTCGTGGATAAGCATACCTAGCATTCTAGGTTTAATTAATGTTCAAAAACTACATCATTGCACAGGAGATGCTGATCAAATTGGACATCATATGAGCAGCCAATACCTTTCGCCCAGGATTGGTCCAATAGAATTAACCACGTCCAAGTAGCACTAGACTACTATCAGTGACCGAATGTACCATTTGGCACACTCATTTGGACCCAAATTCACAGTGGTTAGTTACACACATGTACGCAATGACCTAACTTAAAATTACCCTTCGTAAGAGTACTACAAACCATAATACAAACAGCAAAAACCAGGGACCGCCAGCAATAAGCCAAGCCAGACTCAACTGCTGCTTTCCAATGGAAGCGACATAAATCCATGAGATCACCTATTCTGGAAGCATCGGGTCAGATACATTTTCTTTTTGAGCTAAGAACCGTGGAACAGTTGTTCTACGGAACTTTTCCTATGCATAAACCAGGTAAATATTTACAAGTACAAAGCGTCGGAAAAGAAAACGTTTAGCCAATTCCAGCCCGAGGAAACATGGAGAAACAAGATGAGATGCTTAAATCAGACCAGCAACATCACAGAATTGAAGGGGTTGTTCTTGAAACAGTCTGCATTCTTCTTTGCATCCAAACGTTCCAGCAGCCTGAAACAGAAACACCCGTCTCAATCTTGGGAGGTCACTTGTTGCATGCAAATGGAACTTCATCAAACACTGAGAGCCCCCTGGAATAAAAGCCATTTCTGCAGGGAACTAGGCATGGCATTCAGAAGTTGCAGGCCATAGGGAATGTTTTAGCAAAAGCGATTTGTCCTACCGGAATAAAATGTTATGTGCTCCGTCGAGTCGGA
The sequence above is a segment of the Triticum dicoccoides isolate Atlit2015 ecotype Zavitan chromosome 1A, WEW_v2.0, whole genome shotgun sequence genome. Coding sequences within it:
- the LOC119272273 gene encoding heavy metal-associated isoprenylated plant protein 39-like, which codes for MSKKIVVKLEVNSGKDKQKAMKAVSALVGIDALSVDMATRKMTVVGMVDPVDVVSKLRKGWSASIDSVGPAKEPEKEGEKKDGADAKKEGEGEKKDGDGKDGAKKGDGEAKPPQPTEEQLMAEFMNQYRSAYSAYHNPYMNSHYVVQSMEENPNSCTIC